From Candidatus Nomurabacteria bacterium, one genomic window encodes:
- a CDS encoding type IIA DNA topoisomerase subunit B, with the protein MAAKKPAKKEKGYDASSISVLEGLEPVRKRPGMYIGTTGPEGLHHMIWEIFDNSRDEAMGGFADRVEVALLPDNYIRVVDNGRGIPVDIHKQTKVSALETIMCTLHAGGKFGGDESGYKVSGGLHGVGVSVVNALSTHTRVDVHKEGGHYMQEYNIGVAKAKVKKLGSTKHNGTIVIFQADPTIFPEIKFDWKKVVSHLRQQAYLVKGMKMSVVDARESGAKLDPKSLQDTIYLSDEHLPVPHEHFYFEGGLKSLVAFNNHYQKPINKNIFYVEKTDVSKEVLAVEVALQYVDDISPRITAFANNIYNPEQGTHVTGFKTALTRTLNNYAKKGNFFSAKDKDAGFTGDDVLEGITAVISVKMPEIQFEGQTKAKLGSVEARGATEQVFADAFGTFLEENPDDAKAIINKVILAVKARKAAKAAKDSVLRKGALEGMSLPGKLADCQSKKAEDSELFIVEGDSAGGSAKMGRDRKTQAVLPLRGKILNVERARIDKMLASEQIKNLVIALGTAIGDVFDVNKLRYHKIIIATDADVDGAHIRTLLLTLFFRYFRTLIDEGYIYIAQPPLYKIQKGKETHYAFTDEEKFEILKGMGEDVDMDTVEEEVEEGEEAEVETTAKKGKARIQRYKGLGEMNAEELAETTMNIDNRILKRVDIEDAQQADKIFDILMGTDVTSRKSFIQSNAKMANLDI; encoded by the coding sequence ATGGCTGCCAAAAAACCAGCGAAGAAAGAAAAAGGCTATGATGCCTCATCCATCTCTGTTCTTGAAGGACTTGAGCCAGTGCGAAAGCGCCCGGGTATGTACATCGGTACGACTGGTCCGGAAGGTCTTCATCACATGATCTGGGAGATCTTTGACAACTCTCGCGATGAGGCGATGGGTGGCTTTGCTGATCGAGTAGAAGTGGCGCTCCTCCCGGACAACTACATCCGCGTGGTGGACAACGGTCGTGGTATTCCAGTCGATATTCACAAGCAGACGAAAGTATCTGCACTCGAGACGATCATGTGTACACTTCACGCTGGTGGTAAGTTTGGTGGTGATGAATCAGGCTACAAAGTTTCTGGTGGTCTTCATGGCGTGGGTGTGTCGGTGGTGAACGCGCTGTCTACTCATACACGTGTGGATGTTCACAAAGAGGGTGGTCACTACATGCAGGAGTACAACATTGGTGTGGCGAAAGCGAAAGTAAAGAAACTCGGTAGCACTAAACACAATGGTACGATCGTGATCTTCCAAGCTGACCCGACGATCTTCCCGGAGATCAAGTTTGATTGGAAAAAGGTAGTGTCACACCTTCGTCAGCAGGCGTACTTGGTGAAAGGTATGAAGATGTCAGTGGTAGATGCTCGTGAGAGTGGTGCAAAGCTCGATCCGAAGTCGCTTCAAGATACTATCTATTTGTCTGACGAACATTTGCCGGTACCACACGAACATTTCTACTTCGAAGGAGGACTTAAGTCACTTGTAGCATTCAACAATCACTACCAAAAGCCGATCAACAAGAATATTTTCTATGTTGAAAAGACTGACGTAAGTAAGGAAGTGCTGGCGGTAGAAGTGGCGCTCCAGTATGTTGATGATATTTCACCGCGCATCACTGCGTTTGCAAACAACATCTACAACCCAGAACAAGGTACGCATGTGACTGGTTTTAAGACTGCACTCACTCGTACGCTCAACAACTACGCCAAGAAAGGAAACTTTTTCTCAGCAAAAGACAAGGACGCTGGTTTTACTGGAGATGACGTTCTTGAAGGTATCACTGCAGTGATATCGGTGAAGATGCCGGAAATTCAGTTTGAAGGACAGACCAAAGCGAAGCTTGGTTCGGTAGAAGCACGTGGTGCGACTGAGCAGGTATTTGCAGATGCGTTTGGCACCTTCCTTGAAGAAAACCCAGATGACGCTAAAGCGATCATCAATAAGGTGATCCTTGCGGTAAAGGCACGCAAAGCAGCAAAAGCAGCAAAGGACTCGGTGCTTCGAAAGGGTGCGCTTGAGGGGATGTCGCTCCCAGGAAAGTTGGCTGATTGTCAGAGTAAAAAGGCCGAAGACTCAGAACTCTTCATTGTGGAGGGAGACTCTGCTGGTGGTAGTGCCAAGATGGGACGCGACCGCAAGACGCAGGCAGTGTTGCCGCTACGCGGTAAGATCCTCAACGTGGAACGAGCACGTATCGACAAGATGCTTGCTTCAGAGCAGATCAAGAATCTCGTGATCGCGCTTGGTACTGCAATTGGTGATGTGTTTGATGTAAACAAGCTTCGCTATCACAAGATCATCATTGCGACTGACGCTGACGTTGATGGAGCGCACATTCGTACGCTCTTGCTCACACTGTTCTTCCGGTATTTCCGCACACTGATCGATGAGGGGTATATCTACATTGCGCAACCACCACTGTATAAGATCCAGAAAGGGAAGGAGACACACTATGCTTTCACCGATGAAGAGAAGTTCGAAATTCTCAAGGGAATGGGCGAGGATGTAGACATGGATACAGTTGAGGAGGAGGTAGAAGAAGGAGAGGAAGCTGAGGTGGAGACAACTGCTAAAAAAGGCAAGGCTCGCATTCAGCGCTACAAGGGTCTTGGTGAGATGAATGCTGAAGAACTCGCGGAGACCACGATGAACATTGATAACCGAATTCTCAAGCGCGTTGATATCGAAGATGCACAGCAGGCAGACAAGATCTTCGATATTCTCATGGGTACTGACGTAACGAGTCGAAAGTCATTCATCCAGAGTAATGCGAAGATGGCGAACTTGGATATTTAG